A genomic window from Triticum urartu cultivar G1812 chromosome 7, Tu2.1, whole genome shotgun sequence includes:
- the LOC125525700 gene encoding putative disease resistance protein RGA3: MGSLLMPLLGSMAAKAGNELVRELMRAWGLEKSRGKLERHLAAVQDILLDADAKSRTSPAVRRWMVDLKTAVYKADDVLDDFRYEALRRRAAQIRRRHRCSRARKVLSYFTANSPVIFRLSMSRKMKDALEMIDELVVEMNNFHFLQHVEAPSVDLPQTHSQVDESEIVGRQDEKEQVVKILLDHQNNNDNNVMVLPIVGMGGIGKTTLAQLVHNDQRVKHHFKLVLWACVSDKFVIEEIVRSVIEVATMKKCDLTQMEALQKEFREVLGNKRYLLVLDDVWNEDGHKWDAMRSLLNSHAGSGSAIIVTSRSDQVASIMGTLPPHHISLLNEDQSWELFHRNTFGRKAEKQEELISVAKNIAHKCKGLPLAIKTIAALLRSKHHNQWFSVLDSDVWKDDILTSTAIVPALQLSYDHLSSEAKICFSFCALFPKDNPMDKNMLIQLWMANEFIASETRGQQIFDVLVWRCFIQLDVDIPEHLLSGFGDKFIHRPVTCKMHDLMHDLADSVIGNDCSSIQESSSCEEIFQGSTYSSSLQHGVRHLSLDHVSNNTIATMKEILAPRPRTILVQSEWWFETRYGTPLSVAKSNFMSLRALKTYSIITQMTNLKHLRYLDCSCSAISSLPEATTMLYNLQTLKLTQCTKLEKLPEGMRYMINLRHIFLFGCHRLERMPQGIGQLNSLQTLTNYVCDSDVGCGIDQLKDLNLSGALSLTKLRKVHSAENAKQSNMSAKHNVNRLSLDWENGPSYSTQDGYEVDASAEGILEALCPHKRIEALMLSNYRGAKLSSWMHNSTLLEHLSELYLISCKNCKDLPPLYNCPSLRYLSLKGFHNLTRICVGDDDTDSGQSCITPPPFFPKLEYMKLSNMPKLERWHIEVPGQAAVVSLPQLKKLEIIECPMLRSMPKMLPLLEDLLIKWASAIPVYHLINLSVQSNLECKGIISVEPIVGWQPQDLHFSGLGDSYVTLNLKGLKDNVERFEEELKRVPSRFIKNLDIVDCKFLFLAEQSQRQRNIWKHFGFVETIWIRGNNNTVQWPVVELGNLNRPRYLNLISCSNLTGSLPSTISDDENVLLPQLRYLDIMDCKNLVEVPKLPASLEILRICSCPKLVSMPTILGNVKNLTHLTLSGCNALVAFPDGMYGVTTLRMLKMVWCPRVETLPEGLLQQLPALEDLWVMGCPHLEGAFSRGGAYHDLVKAKVIREARLGGEIEIHISSH; encoded by the exons ATGGGCTCCCTGCTGATGCCGCTGCTGGGCAGCATGGCCGCCAAGGCCGGCAACGAGCTGGTGCGCGAGTTGATGCGGGCGTGGGGGCTGGAAAAGTCCCGCGGGAAGCTTGagcgccacctcgccgccgttCAGGATATCCTGCTGGACGCCGACGCCAAAAGCCGCACCAGCCCGGCCGTCCGCCGCTGGATGGTGGACCTCAAGACGGCTGTCTACAAGGCAGACGACGTCCTCGACGACTTTCGCTATGAGGCCCTGCGCCGCCGTGCCGCCCAGATCCGCCGCCGACACCGCTGCTCCAGGGCACGCAAG GTACTGAGCTACTTCACCGCCAATAGCCCGGTTATTTTTCGTCTTTCCATGAGCAGGAAGATGAAGGATGCCCTGGAAATGATAGATGAACTAGTCGTGGAGATGAACAATTTTCACTTCCTCCAACATGTCGAGGCACCAAGTGTTGATCTTCCGCAGACACACTCTCAAGTCGATGAATCAGAGATTGTGGGCAGACaagatgagaaggaacaagtagTGAAGATATTGCTCGACCACCAGAACAATAACGATAATAATGTCATGGTGCTCCCCATAGTTGGTATGGGGGGAATTGGTAAGACTACCCTTGCCCAACTTGTGCACAATGATCAAAGGGTGAAGCATCATTTTAAGTTGGTCTTATGGGCATGTGTCTCTGACAAGTTTGTTATTGAAGAAATAGTACGATCTGTAATAGAAGTGGccacaatgaaaaagtgtgattTGACTCAGATGGAGGCACTGCAGAAGGAGTTTCGTGAAGTTTTGGGCAACAAAAGGTACCTCCTAGTGTTGGATGATGTTTGGAATGAAGATGGACATAAATGGGATGCTATGAGATCATTACTAAACTCACATGCTGGCTCAGGTAGTGCTATAATTGTGACAAGCCGCAGCGATCAAGTTGCCTCTATCATGGGTACGCTTCCTCCACATCACATATCACTTCTAAATGAGGATCAGTCATGGGAACTTTTTCACAGAAACACATTTGGAAGGAAAGCGGAAAAGCAAGAGGAATTGATTTCAGTTGCAAAGAACATTGCCCACAAGTGTAAGGGGTTGCCTCTTGCTATCAAGACCATAGCAGCTTTACTTCGTTCAAAGCATCACAATCAGTGGTTTTCTGTTCTGGATAGTGATGTCTGGAAAGACGACATCCTCACATCTACTGCTATTGTACCTGCACTACAGCTGAGTTATGATCACTTGTCATCCGAAGCAAAAATATGCTTCTCCTTCTGTGCTCTTTTCCCCAAGGATAACCCAATGGATAAAAATATGTTAATCCAGCTCTGGATGGCAAATGAATTTATTGCATCAGAAACAAGAGGCCAACAAATCTTTGATGTGCTAGTTTGGAGATGTTTTATTCAATTAGATGTGGACATTCCAGAGCATCTGCTCTCTGGATTTGGAGACAAGTTCATCCACCGACCAGTCACATGCAAGATGCATGATCTCATGCATGATCTCGCTGACTCCGTAATCGGAAATGATTGCTCCAGTATACAAGAGTCTTCATCATGTGAAGAAATTTTTCAAGGATCCACATATTCCAGTTCATTGCAGCATGGGGTTCGACATTTATCACTTGATCATGTCAGTAATAACACCATTGCAACCATGAAGGAAATTTTAGCTCCTCGGCCCCGCACAATATTAGTCCAAAGTGAGTGGTGGTTTGAGACTCGGTATGGGACTCCTCTAAGTGTGGCCAAGTCAAACTTCATGTCACTGCGAGCATTGAAGACATATTCAATCATAACACAAATGACAAACTTGAAGCATCTTCGCTATCTAGATTGTTCTTGCTCAGCTATATCTTCACTTCCTGAAGCCACTACAATGTTGTATAACTTGCAAACGCTGAAGCTCACTCAATGTACAAAACTTGAGAAATTACCAGAAGGCATGAGATATATGATCAATCTTCGGCACATCTTCCTCTTTGGGTGTCATCGTTTGGAGCGCATGCCACAAGGTATTGGTCAGTTGAATTCTCTACAGACATTGACAAATTATGTCTGTGATAGTGATGTAGGTTGTGGAATTGATCAACTGAAAGATTTGAATCTTAGTGGTGCTCTTTCTTTGACTAAGTTGAGAAAAGTGCATAGTGCAGAAAATGCTAAACAAAGCAATATGTCTGCCAAGCATAATGTGAATCGATTGTCACTTGATTGGGAAAATGGACCTTCTTATAGCACACAAGATGGGTATGAGGTAGATGCCAGTGCAGAAGGAATATTAGAGGCCCTTTGTCCTCATAAAAGAATTGAAGCTTTAATGTTATCTAATTATAGAGGTGCTAAATTGTCATCATGGATGCACAACTCTACACTGTTGGAACATCTTAGTGAACTTTATCTGATTAGCTGCAAGAACTGCAAGGATCTCCCCCCATTATATAACTGTCCCTCCCTCAGGTACCTGAGTTTGAAAGGTTTTCATAATTTGACACGTATatgtgttggtgatgatgatacAGACAGTGGGCAATCATGTATTACTCCACCACCCTTCTTTCCTAAATTGGAATATATGAAGCTTTCCAACATGCCTAAGCTAGAGAGATGGCACATAGAGGTGCCTGGACAAGCAGCGGTTGTATCACTCCCTCAGCTCAAGAAGCTAGAAATTATTGAATGCCCAATGCTACGAAGCATGCCCAAGATGCTCCCGCTGCTTGAAGATCTGCTGATAAAGTGGGCAAGCGCCATTCCCGTGTACCATTTGATTAATCTGTCCGTGCAATCTAATCTTGAGTGCAAGGGCATCATTTCAGTGGAACCTATAGTTGGTTGGCAGCCTCAGGACCTTCATTTCTCGGGGCTTGGTGACTCATATGTGACACTGAATCTCAAAGGTTTGAAGGACAATGTAGAGCGCTTTGAAGAGGAGCTGAAAAGAGTACCTTCCAGATTTATTAAGAACTTGGATATAGTAGATTGCAAATTTCTTTTCTTAGCAGAACAATCTCAAAGACAGAGGAATATATGGAAACATTTTGGTTTTGTTGAAACAATCTGGATTAGAGGCAACAATAATACAGTACAATGGCCAGTGGTAGAACTTGGAAACTTGAATCGTCCTCGATATCTAAACTTGATTAGTTGTTCCAACTTAACTGGTTCACTTCCATCAACCATATCCGATGACGAAAATGTCTTGCTTCCTCAACTCCGGTATCTTGACATTATGGACTGCAAGAATTTGGTGGAGGTACCAAAGTTGCCTGCATCTCTTGAAATATTGCGCATCTGTTCTTGTCCCAAGCTGGTGTCCATGCCAACAATTCTTGGGAATGTGAAAAATTTGACACATCTCACTCTGAGTGGGTGTAACGCGCTGGTGGCATTTCCAGATGGAATGTATGGAGTCACGACACTCAGGATGTTGAAGATGGTGTGGTGCCCAAGGGTAGAGACACTACCGGAGGGACTCCTGCAGCAGCTCCCTGCCCTCGAGGACCTATGGGTCATGGGCTGCCCCCATTTAGAGGGAGCCTTCTCAAGAGGAGGCGCTTACCATGATTTGGTTAAGGCTAAAGTAATTCGAGAGGCAAGACTTGGCGGTGAGATTGAAATTCACATTAGCTCACATTGA